A window from Armatimonadota bacterium encodes these proteins:
- a CDS encoding Gfo/Idh/MocA family oxidoreductase, whose translation MVYKEDLSRREFLAKSVTGLAVAGIPAWFAKEVEASNKEALAAETRRIAKNDTIQFGVIGTGGSKGGYRMGLHNARAAANRNGCKIVAACDVDAQHLKEACEEFGPDCKGYRDFREVLARKDIDAVIIGTPDHWHAYMCIAAMKAGKHVYCEKPLTLTIDEGKKLVKVWRETKRIFQTGSQQRSDAKFRLACELVRNGRIGRIKWVETHLPTGPRGGPFEVRPVPEDLDWDMWLGPAFKADYVPERTHGTFRWWMEYSGGMLTDWGAHHNDIAQWGLGTERSGPIQVQGSAEAPNPCPNCYNTFPAFDVTFIYPGGIRLRCTNQGENGVHFQGEEGWIFVSRSKIEASDPRLLEDPLPANAVRLYESNDHMGNFIECIRDGKRQPICDAEIGHRSVTVCHLANISLRLGGRKLDWDPRKEEFVNDDEANLFLSRPGRKPWRI comes from the coding sequence TTGGTTTACAAAGAAGATCTTTCAAGACGTGAATTTCTGGCAAAGTCGGTCACGGGGCTGGCCGTTGCTGGAATCCCTGCATGGTTTGCTAAGGAGGTTGAGGCTTCCAATAAAGAAGCTCTTGCTGCTGAGACCCGTAGGATAGCTAAAAATGATACCATACAATTTGGAGTAATTGGCACCGGTGGTAGCAAAGGTGGATATAGAATGGGATTGCATAATGCCCGCGCAGCTGCCAATCGCAATGGGTGCAAGATTGTTGCTGCATGCGATGTGGATGCTCAGCATCTAAAAGAGGCATGTGAAGAGTTTGGCCCTGATTGCAAAGGTTATCGTGATTTTCGGGAAGTCCTTGCTCGCAAAGATATAGATGCGGTAATCATAGGGACGCCTGACCATTGGCATGCATACATGTGCATCGCAGCGATGAAAGCTGGCAAGCATGTGTATTGCGAGAAGCCGCTCACGCTTACGATAGATGAGGGGAAAAAGCTTGTTAAAGTCTGGCGTGAAACAAAGCGCATATTCCAGACGGGAAGCCAACAACGGTCGGATGCGAAATTTCGACTTGCCTGTGAACTAGTGAGAAATGGCCGTATCGGTAGAATCAAGTGGGTAGAAACGCATTTACCCACTGGTCCAAGGGGCGGACCATTCGAGGTGAGGCCTGTACCAGAGGATCTCGATTGGGATATGTGGCTTGGTCCCGCATTCAAAGCCGATTATGTTCCCGAACGAACGCATGGGACTTTTAGATGGTGGATGGAGTACTCAGGCGGGATGCTTACAGACTGGGGTGCGCATCACAATGACATCGCCCAATGGGGACTCGGAACAGAGCGCTCAGGGCCTATCCAAGTCCAGGGAAGTGCTGAAGCGCCCAATCCATGCCCGAATTGTTATAACACGTTCCCGGCGTTTGATGTTACGTTCATCTATCCTGGTGGCATTAGACTTCGATGTACCAACCAAGGAGAGAACGGCGTACACTTCCAGGGTGAGGAAGGCTGGATATTTGTGAGCCGTAGCAAGATTGAAGCTAGCGATCCTCGCCTTCTCGAGGATCCGCTACCTGCAAACGCCGTTAGGCTTTATGAATCCAACGACCATATGGGCAACTTTATAGAATGTATTCGCGATGGGAAGAGACAACCAATCTGCGATGCAGAAATTGGCCATAGGTCAGTGACTGTCTGCCATCTTGCAAATATCTCTCTCCGTCTAGGTGGGCGTAAGTTGGATTGGGACCCAAGGAAAGAGGAGTTTGTCAACGACGACGAGGCAAATCTGTTTCTAAGCAGGCCGGGTCGCAAGCCATGGCGGATATAA
- a CDS encoding tetratricopeptide repeat protein encodes MAWHRRQLGQRLAISLFLALTILAAYWPTLRHEFVFDDRPYVSENKHVQEGLTPKAVAWAFTSVRAANWHPITWLSHAFDCQLFGLKPAGHHATNIVLHTFNSILLFFIFAQITGFTWRSAFIAGLFALHPLHVESVAWVAERKDLLSTFFLLLTIWAYFRYSKSPGIKTYIPVVFFFVLGLMSKPMLVTLPFVLLLLDYWPIGRLALSKRSSSIKPSIISKLVVEKIPLFILSFASSIITYRVQQAAGAMGREGELMPIGIRLANAFVSYVGYILKMIWPRALSVLYPHPVRNLPEWQTITAAFILAAITLLAINAYQKRPYITVGWLWYMGTLVPVIGIVQVGAQAMADRYTYIPLIGLFVIIAWGIPELIGNTATKEITGGKKKGEYHLFAFFIRSALPTVAIFSLFALTLCTYTQVGYWKNALALFSHAIHVTRGNYLAHNNYGAALEDAGHADEAAAHYQIAVRIRPTYVDALNNMGNAFRRQKKWAEAEHMYRRVLELEPSNAKARISLGAVLKEEGKVDEAIAEYNKLGQTAPDSAAMHNDLGTALSAKGKIAEAIQEWKKAIQIDSRCVEAHHNLGIALTDQGKIEEAIEHYRRAVEIAPNHVNANLNLGALLAEQGKHKAAIPYLLKVIKIEPQNAEAHHNLAVSLFLTGKYRQAWNHIRLCQKYGLKPDPRLVRDLSAKMPEPQR; translated from the coding sequence ATGGCATGGCATCGCCGTCAACTAGGTCAGCGATTAGCCATAAGCCTCTTTCTTGCGCTGACTATACTCGCCGCTTATTGGCCGACTCTCAGGCACGAATTTGTTTTTGATGATCGACCTTATGTATCCGAGAACAAACATGTTCAAGAGGGGCTAACCCCCAAGGCGGTTGCATGGGCATTCACTTCTGTGCGGGCAGCGAATTGGCATCCTATCACTTGGCTATCCCATGCATTTGACTGCCAACTTTTTGGCTTGAAACCAGCAGGTCATCACGCAACCAACATCGTCCTCCACACATTCAATTCGATCTTGCTTTTCTTCATATTCGCTCAAATAACAGGGTTTACGTGGAGGAGCGCATTTATCGCGGGTTTATTTGCGCTTCATCCTCTCCACGTGGAATCAGTGGCATGGGTAGCGGAACGAAAAGACCTGCTCAGTACATTCTTTCTACTGCTAACAATTTGGGCATATTTTCGATACTCCAAATCCCCAGGAATCAAAACATATATACCAGTAGTGTTTTTCTTTGTGCTAGGTCTAATGTCAAAGCCTATGCTCGTAACCCTGCCGTTCGTACTACTGCTACTTGATTACTGGCCAATAGGACGCTTAGCACTTTCTAAACGTTCATCATCCATTAAGCCATCAATAATTTCAAAGCTGGTGGTTGAGAAAATACCGCTTTTTATCCTATCGTTTGCCTCAAGCATAATCACATACCGCGTCCAACAGGCAGCGGGCGCAATGGGACGAGAAGGAGAGCTAATGCCGATTGGTATCCGCCTCGCAAATGCCTTTGTGTCCTACGTAGGTTATATCCTTAAGATGATTTGGCCAAGGGCGCTATCAGTGCTATACCCACATCCTGTTCGGAACCTTCCTGAATGGCAAACCATCACCGCGGCTTTCATCCTCGCCGCAATTACTTTGCTAGCTATCAATGCATACCAAAAACGGCCTTACATCACAGTAGGTTGGCTTTGGTACATGGGAACTCTCGTTCCAGTAATTGGAATTGTCCAAGTTGGAGCACAGGCGATGGCAGATAGGTATACCTATATACCACTGATTGGTCTTTTCGTGATAATTGCATGGGGAATCCCTGAGCTCATCGGAAATACAGCCACAAAAGAAATAACGGGCGGAAAAAAGAAAGGAGAATATCACCTATTTGCTTTCTTTATTCGCTCAGCTCTCCCAACCGTGGCCATCTTCTCTCTCTTCGCTCTAACTTTATGCACCTACACTCAAGTCGGCTACTGGAAAAATGCCCTTGCGCTTTTCAGCCATGCAATCCACGTTACTAGGGGCAATTACCTAGCACACAATAATTATGGAGCAGCACTCGAAGATGCTGGGCATGCTGATGAGGCCGCAGCGCATTATCAAATCGCTGTTAGAATCAGGCCTACATATGTGGATGCATTGAACAACATGGGGAATGCTTTCCGACGGCAGAAAAAGTGGGCAGAAGCTGAGCATATGTACCGAAGGGTATTAGAACTCGAACCATCGAATGCGAAGGCCCGCATCAGCCTGGGGGCTGTTCTCAAAGAGGAAGGAAAAGTTGATGAAGCAATCGCCGAGTACAATAAGCTTGGCCAAACAGCGCCTGATTCGGCAGCAATGCACAATGACCTTGGGACTGCACTCAGCGCCAAGGGCAAGATAGCAGAAGCAATTCAAGAATGGAAAAAAGCCATCCAGATTGATTCGCGGTGCGTTGAGGCGCACCACAATCTTGGGATTGCATTGACTGACCAAGGCAAAATTGAGGAAGCCATTGAACACTACCGCCGCGCTGTCGAGATTGCGCCAAATCATGTGAACGCGAATCTAAATCTCGGGGCGCTGCTTGCCGAGCAAGGAAAGCACAAAGCAGCTATACCTTATCTCTTGAAAGTCATAAAAATCGAACCTCAGAATGCCGAGGCCCACCACAACCTTGCCGTATCGCTTTTCCTTACAGGAAAGTATCGGCAAGCTTGGAACCATATCCGTCTCTGCCAAAAGTATGGCCTCAAGCCCGACCCACGCCTCGTACGCGACCTCTCAGCAAAAATGCCAGAACCGCAGCGATAG